A segment of the Egicoccus sp. AB-alg6-2 genome:
CAGCGACAGCGGCGTCCGCTGCAGTTGACCGTCGAACCCGAAACGCTCGGCGAGTCGGTGGGCGGGCAGCGACTCACCGTTCGCCAACGGCACGAACGCCGCGATGTCGAGGATGGTGTCCAGCACGGTGCGGTCGGCCTGGCCCGGGCCGTCACCGGCGCGCACGTCCTGTTCGTACAGCGCGAGCTCGACCGTCGTGCCGGTCCGGACCTCGCCCTCGTCGGGTGCGAGCCGACCGCTCAGCACCTGCAGCAGGGTCGTCTTGCCGGCGCCGTTGGGCCCGACGATCCCGACGCGCTCCCCGGGCCCGATGCCGAGGTCGACCCGGTCGAGGACGGTGTGCTCTCCGCGGGTCACGCGCACCCCGCGCAGGTCCAGCACGTCGTTGCCGAGGCGGGTGCGCCCGGTTCCGAGTTCGAGCGGCTTGGCATCGGCGTCACCCGCCGCGGCCTCGCCGATGACCTCGACCTGTTCGATGCGGAACCTCGGCTTGGAACTGCGCGCCTTCGGGCCGCGACGCAGCCACGCCACCTCCTTGCGCAGCAGGTTGCGTGCACGGGCGGTCGTCCGCTCGCGGGTCGCGGCGCGGTCCGCCCTGGCCTCGAGCAGCGACGAGTACGACCCCTCGTGCCAGTAGACGCGCTCGTCGGCGAGGTCCAGCATCCGGTTGGCGAGCCGTTCGAGGACGTAGCGGTCGTGGGTGACCAGCAGCAGCCCACTGCTGCGCCGACGCAGTTCGTCCTCCATCCAGTCGATGGTGTCGACGTCGAGGTGGTTGGTCGGTTCGTCGAGGATCAGCAGGTCCGACGGCGCCAGCAGGGTCTGGGCGAGCGCGACACGGCGCCGCTGCCCGCCAGACATCCGGGCCGTGGACTGCTCCGGGTCGATCCCGACCACCGACAGCAGGCGCTCGGCGTCGTGCGGCGCCGCGGTCGGGTCGCCCGCGAGCACGACGTCGATCGCGCGCTCGTCGGCGAACACGGGTTCCTGGGCGAGCCACCCGATGCGCAGGCCCGATCGCGCGACCACGCTGCCGGCGTCGGGAGCGCGGTCGCCCGCGACGATCCGCAGCAGGGTCGTCTTGCCCGACCCGTTGGGTCCCACGATGCCGACGCGGTCGTCGGAGGTCAGGCCGAAGGAGGCGTCGGCGAAGAGGGTTCGACCCTCCACGGACGCCGTGACGGAGTCGACGGACACGAGGTGCATGGCGGCGCAGGGTAGGCTCGCCGGCTCGCCCCCGCCGTTTCGCAAGGCCCTCCTCGTGATCAGCCTGTCCGGTGTCGGCGTCGACATCGGCGCCCGCACCCTGTTCTCCGACGTCTCGTTGCGGTTCCCGCCCGGCCGTCGCGTCGCCCTCGTCGGTGGCAACGGTGCCGGCAAGACCACGCTGCTCAACGTCGTCGTCGGCAACCGCGAACCCGACCGGGGCATCGTGAGCCGGCCGAAGGACCTGCGGATCGGGTGGCTGCCCCAGGACGTCGTCGACGCCGTCGGGGAGTCGGGCACCGTTCTCGACCACGTGCTCGAGGGGGCGTCGCACATCCTGCGCTACGAGCACGAGATGCGGGACCTCGAGCGGCGCATCGAGACCGTCGACGAGGCCGAGCAGGAGCGCCTGCTCAACCACTACGCCAACGTCCAGGACCGCTTCCAGCAACTCGGCGGCTACGAGGTCGAGGCCGAGGCGCACCGGGTGCTCGCGGGGCTCGGGTTCGCTCCCGACGATGCCGCCCGCTCGACCGGCGAACTCTCCGGAGGCTGGCGCGTGCGCGTCGCGCTGGCCCGCCTGCTGCTGGCCAAGCCGGACCTGCTGGTGCTCGACGAGCCGACCAACCACCTCGACCTCGACACCATCGCCTGGCTGGAGCAGACCCTGCACGACCTGCCCGGCGGATTGCTGTTCGTCAGCCACGACCGCGACTTCATCGACGGCGTGGCGGACCGCATCGTCGAGCTGGCGGCCGGCACCGCCGCCGAGTACACGGTGCGCGGCGGCACCACGGCGGCGGAACAGGGCGGGTTCGCCTCGTTCGTCGCCCAGCGCGAGGACCGGCTGGCCCAGCTGCGGGCCGCCAAGAGCCAACAGGACCGGCAGCTCGCCCAGGCGGAACGCTTCATCGAGCGCTTCCGCTACAAGGCGAGCAAGGCCCGCCAGGTGCAGTCGCGGATCAAGGCCGTCGACAAGGTCGACCGGATCGAGATCCCCGACCACCGTCAGCTCGTGGCCCGGTTCGCCTTCCCGCAGCCACAGCGCTCGGGTCGCGTGGTCGCCGAGCTCAGCGGCGTCAGCGTTCGCTACGGCGACAACCAGGTCCTCGACGGCGTCGACCTGGCCGTCGAGCGTGGCCGCAAGGTGGCCATGATCGGCCCCAACGGTGCCGGCAAGACCACGCTGCTGCGGCTGCTCGCCGGTTCGCTGACGCCGGACACGGGGACGGTCGAGCTCGGGCACAACGTCGACGTCGCCGTGGTCGACCAGCACCAGGCCGAGGTGCTCGACCTCGACCGCACCGTCGTCGAGGAGTTCCGCACCGCCCTGCAGGAGCGTCATCGTGACGTCAACCACCGCTCGATGCTCGGGGCGTTCGGCTTCCCGGGCGACCTCGCCGATCGCAAGGTGGGGGAGCTGTCCGGCGGTGAGCGCACCCGGCTCGGGCTGGCCAAGGCCATGGCCTCGCCCGTGAACCTGCTCCTGCTCGACGAGCCGACCAACCACCTCGACCTCGCCAGCAGGGACGTCCTCGAGGACGCGCTCGACGCCTATCCCGGCACGGTGCTGCTCATCACCCACGACCGGCACGTCATCCGTGGCGTCGCCGACGCCATCGTCGAGGTCGGCGGCGGGCGCGCGCGCTGGTTCGACGGGACCTACGAGGAACTGCAGTGGCGTCGCGACGCCGAGCCGGGCCCCGGTCGGTCCGCTCCCTCGGGACGCTCCGGCGCGGCGCCCGGCGGACGTGGCGGTGGCGGCGCGGACGACAAGCGCCGCGCCGCGGAGTCGCGCAACGCCCGCCACCGCGCCACCAAGGACCTCCGCCGCGAGGTGGGCCGCCTCGAGGACGAGCTCACCCGCGTCGAGCAGCGCGTCGCCGAACTCACGCGCGAACTCGCCGATCCCGGGGTCTACGGCGATCCCGACCGGGTCAAGGCGCTGGTCGCCGAGTACGGCCAGGCCAAGGACCGCGCGGCCGGCCTGCTCACCGCCTGGGAGGACGCGCAGACGCGTCTCGAGCAGGCCGAGGCCGCGCTCGACTGACCCGCCGCGCCGCGCCGGGCACGGGCATCGTCGGACCGACGCAAGCCGCGTAACCCGTGTCGCCTCGGCTCGTTGACGTCTGCGAGCCCGGCACGCCGATGCCGACCGGGCGGGAGAGCGGGGAGCGAGATGGCACGCAGGCGGCTCATGACGATGCTGGCGACGCTGGTCGCCGTGACGGGCGTGTACGCGGCCCCGGTCGCGGCGCAGAGCCTGCCGCTGCCGGACGTCGGCGGTGGAAGCGTCGACGACAACCTGGAGGTCGAACTCGACGTCCGGCTCGGCGACGAGGTCGAACTCGGCCCGAAGCTCGGTGTGGGGACCGACGACGGCGTCCCGCAGCTCGAGGCGGGTGGCAGGGTGAAGGTCGGCGAGACCGAGGTCGACCTCGGCCGGAGCGCCCCGCCGCCGCCCGGACCAGCGCCGTCGCCCTCGCCGTCGCCCTCACCCTCACCCTCGCCGTCGGACCCGCCGTCGGACCCGCCGTCGGCCGACCGCTCGGACGACGGCTCGGCGCCGCGCCCCGAGCCCACGCCCGACGACGAGGTCGAGGCGGCCGGTGGTGCCGTGACGTGGACGCCACGACACCAGGCGCAGTTCGAGGCCTTCCGGGCCCTGCGCGACCACGACATCGCGTTCGGGACCAGCAGCTCCTCGGTCCTGCCGGGTGTCGAGCTCGCGCCGCGCCGCGTCGGGGACGAAGACGACGTGGTCGACCACCTGGTCTACGACGTCCCTGAGGTCGCGCCCGGTGTGGCCGCGGCCTCACCCGTGGAGTCTCGTACGGGCGCGACGCTGGTCGCCGCCCCCGTCGGTGCGCCCGGACGGCAGGTTCCGCTGCCGTTGCAGGTCCTGACCGGCGTGTTGCTCGCCGGTACGGCCCTGGCGTGGAACCTCACCCGCCGTGAGCTCGGGTGGGCATTCTCCGGTCTGCGCGACCGCGCCTGACCGGCCGCGGTTCTCCGACCGCCGGCGCCGGGAGCCCATCCCGGCCGGGGCGGGTTGACGCCGGTGTCACGTTGCGGGCGGCGGAACGGATGCGCGAACATCGTTCCGTGCGCTTGGTGGTGGCGAGGCCTGCGGCCGGCCGTCCGCGTGCCCGCATCCTCGAATCCGAACGGAGCCTGCCGTGCCCGAGCTCGACGACGCCTACTACGTCGACGGTGTCCGCCTCCCCATCGGCCGCGCCAAGGACACCGGCTACTACGCCGGCACCCGCGCCGACGACCTGTCGGTGCGTGCCATCCGCGCGCTGCTCGACCGCAACCCCTCGGTTCCCGGTGAGCGCATCGACGACGTCGTCTGGGCCGCGACCGCACAGGTCGGCGACCAGGGGCTGACACTGGGGCGCTCGCTTGCGATCCTCGCGGGGCTCGGGAAGCAGGTCCCCGGCTATGCGCTCGACC
Coding sequences within it:
- a CDS encoding ABC-F family ATP-binding cassette domain-containing protein, whose product is MEGRTLFADASFGLTSDDRVGIVGPNGSGKTTLLRIVAGDRAPDAGSVVARSGLRIGWLAQEPVFADERAIDVVLAGDPTAAPHDAERLLSVVGIDPEQSTARMSGGQRRRVALAQTLLAPSDLLILDEPTNHLDVDTIDWMEDELRRRSSGLLLVTHDRYVLERLANRMLDLADERVYWHEGSYSSLLEARADRAATRERTTARARNLLRKEVAWLRRGPKARSSKPRFRIEQVEVIGEAAAGDADAKPLELGTGRTRLGNDVLDLRGVRVTRGEHTVLDRVDLGIGPGERVGIVGPNGAGKTTLLQVLSGRLAPDEGEVRTGTTVELALYEQDVRAGDGPGQADRTVLDTILDIAAFVPLANGESLPAHRLAERFGFDGQLQRTPLSLLSGGERRRVALLHLLVAAPNVLVLDEPTNDLDLDTLTVLEDHLDGFSGTLIVASHDRYVLDRLTDRIVAVEHGRLTEHLDWESYRAQHLARTRAVAARAEAKPTATTASAQDNRARQAARKEARRLEQQVERLSAQRDRLHDEMVTAATDVERLTDLQTRLRTVETELSQAEDRWLELAVD
- a CDS encoding ABC-F family ATP-binding cassette domain-containing protein, which translates into the protein MAAQGRLAGSPPPFRKALLVISLSGVGVDIGARTLFSDVSLRFPPGRRVALVGGNGAGKTTLLNVVVGNREPDRGIVSRPKDLRIGWLPQDVVDAVGESGTVLDHVLEGASHILRYEHEMRDLERRIETVDEAEQERLLNHYANVQDRFQQLGGYEVEAEAHRVLAGLGFAPDDAARSTGELSGGWRVRVALARLLLAKPDLLVLDEPTNHLDLDTIAWLEQTLHDLPGGLLFVSHDRDFIDGVADRIVELAAGTAAEYTVRGGTTAAEQGGFASFVAQREDRLAQLRAAKSQQDRQLAQAERFIERFRYKASKARQVQSRIKAVDKVDRIEIPDHRQLVARFAFPQPQRSGRVVAELSGVSVRYGDNQVLDGVDLAVERGRKVAMIGPNGAGKTTLLRLLAGSLTPDTGTVELGHNVDVAVVDQHQAEVLDLDRTVVEEFRTALQERHRDVNHRSMLGAFGFPGDLADRKVGELSGGERTRLGLAKAMASPVNLLLLDEPTNHLDLASRDVLEDALDAYPGTVLLITHDRHVIRGVADAIVEVGGGRARWFDGTYEELQWRRDAEPGPGRSAPSGRSGAAPGGRGGGGADDKRRAAESRNARHRATKDLRREVGRLEDELTRVEQRVAELTRELADPGVYGDPDRVKALVAEYGQAKDRAAGLLTAWEDAQTRLEQAEAALD